Proteins encoded in a region of the Salminus brasiliensis chromosome 2, fSalBra1.hap2, whole genome shotgun sequence genome:
- the nrcama gene encoding neuronal cell adhesion molecule a isoform X1: MPTMNWRRKSTFCEGAVMVLLLGHMTTALEVPLDPKVLEGLPQPPTITHQSPKDYIIDPRENIVIHCEAKGKPHPSFSWTRNGSHFDVDKDPKVITKPNSGTLVIDISEEKAEAYEGVYQCTARNEHGTAVSNNIVIRQSKSPLWSKERNEPVTVQVGVSLILHCRPPVGLPPPIIFWMDNNFQRLPQNSRVSQALNGDLYFSNVLVEDTRNDYICYARFPHTQTIQQKQPITVNVLDERPAAERTPSFMYPPGPNSTFMVLRGETLELECIADGLPTPEISWTKVNGDLPSDRFSFQNFQKMLKITEVTEADAGDYHCLARNRLGSAQHTITVVVKAAPFWISAPRNLILAPKETGMLICHVGGNPKPTITWSVNGVPIENSPKDPSRSIEDGTIILSDVQAGSSAVYQCNASNEFGYLLANAFVNVLAEPPRVLTPPNTVYQVITNSQAMLDCSSFGSPIPKITWFKDGQTAILDGDSYILHENGTLQISPAQPQNSGKYTCVATNNQGNKENHVYLEVKEPTRILKQPEYKVAQKNSIAVFECEVKHDPSLIPTVTWLKDNGELPDDERFVVDSDSLTINDVSEEDEGTYTCIMNTTLDQDSASATLTVVEATPTPAIVYERPDPPRDLELTDQQEQSVQLTWTPGDEHNSPTQLFLIQYEDSLHEPGVWYNLTEAPGTSTTAQLDLSPYVYYSFRVLALNDVGMSKPSNPSGQYRTNPSQPDENPSDVEATGTEPHNIVISWRELTGLQSNGPGLQYKVSWRQKDIDEEWTSVIVANVSEYVVTGTPIFVPYEVTVQAVNDYGRGPKPVVVLGYSGEDRPTMAPENVKVLVQSSTQAVVQWEPIPSSTVRGRMLGYKVYYWKEKSLQKEDSRPEEPKMLIFSGNETEGRLPDLHPYSQYSINVSAFNGKGDGPSSADQKFETPEGVPGAPAFLRIRDSNLDSLTVEWGPPVDEHGRLTGYMLKYQPINNTDELKEMTLLANETSIILENLKYSTRYMFYLNAMTIKGSGPVVTTTITVMDEALIQQPAVEAGKGTESPSHPISPVTQSVQPPFYKARPVGPVFGSVNFSVEEDHAIINWEYTGDENNVYVEYMLDNSKEAWKREAVNGSRTYQLKNLKAGMVYRVRVVAKDHADATTHSTEELLIVVPAMTSRQVDIATQGWFIGLMCAIALLILVLLIVCFIKRNKGGKYPVKEKEEAHQDPEIQPMKEDDGTFGEYSDTEDHKPLKGSRTPSNGTVKKDDSDDSLVDYGEGGDGQFNEDGSFIGQYSGKKEKDTAEGNESSEAPSPVNAMNSFV, translated from the exons CTTTTCATGGACACGCAATGGGTCTCATTTCGATGTGGATAAAGACCCTAAGGTGATCACGAAGCCCAACTCAGGCACACTGGTGATAGACATCAGTGAGGAGAAAGCTGAGGCGTATGAGGGAGTGTATCAGTGCACGGCGAGGAATGAACACGGCACTGCAGTGTCTAACAACATCGTCATACGTCAGTCCA AATCCCCCTTGTGGTCAAAGGAGAGAAATGAGCCTGTCACGGTGCAGGTGGGTGTGTCTCTAATTTTGCACTGCAGACCCCCAGTTGGCCTTCCCCCACCTATCATCTTCTGGATGGACAACA ATTTTCAGCGGCTTCCTCAGAACAGTCGCGTGTCTCAGGCACTGAATGGAGACCTGTACTTCTCTAACGTGCTGGTTGAGGACACCAGAAATGACTACATCTGCTACGCCCGCTTCCCTCACACTCAAACCATTCAGCAGAAGCAGCCCATTACAGTCAACGTGCTGGATG AACGTCCGGCGGCGGAGCGGACACCCTCCTTCATGTACCCACCAGGACCCAACAGCACTTTTATGGTCCTGAGAGGCGAAACCCTGGAGCTGGAATGCATCGCAGATGGTCT GCCAACGCCAGAAATCTCCTGGACTAAGGTGAATGGGGATCTGCCCAGCGACCGTTTCTCCTTCCAGAACTTCCAGAAAATGCTGAAGATTACTGAAGTGACAGAGGCAGATGCAGGAGACTACCACTGTTTGGCCAGGAACCGCTTAGGCAGCGCTCAACACACCATCACCGTGGTGGTCAAAG CGGCTCCATTTTGGATCAGTGCTCCTCGTAACCTCATCCTGGCACCCAAAGAGACAGGGATGCTCATTTGCCATGTGGGCGGCAACCCCAAACCCACCATTACCTGGTCAGTTAACGGCGTCCCCATAGAGA ATTCACCCAAAGATCCTAGTCGGAGCATTGAGGACGGCACAATTATCCTGAGTGATGTGCAGGCCGGGTCCAGTGCGGTCTACCAGTGCAATGCATCCAACGAGTTCGGCTACCTGCTGGCCAATGCCTTTGTCAACGTGCTTG CTGAGCCTCCGAGGGTGCTGACGCCTCCAAACACTGTATATCAGGTTATCACCAATAGCCAAGCCATGCTGGATTGTTCCTCCTTTGGGTCACCTATTCCAAAGATCACTTG GTTTAAAGATGGCCAGACCGCTATACTGGATGGGGATTCCTATATTCTGCATGAGAATGGCACTTTACAGATAAGCCCAGCGCAGCCACAGAACAGTGGGAAGTACACCTGTGTGGCTACAAACAACCAGGGCAATAAAGAAAACCATGTCTACCTGGAAGTGAAAG AGCCCACACGGATCCTGAAGCAGCCTGAGTATAAAGTTGCGCAGAAGAACAGCATAGCTGTGTTTGAGTGTGAGGTGAAACACGACCCGTCTCTTATACCCACTGTGACCTGGCTCAAAGACAACGGGGAGCTGCCCGATGATGAGCG gttTGTGGTGGATTCGGACAGTCTGACTATAAATGATGTTTCGGAGGAGGATGAAGGCACCTACACATGCATCATGAACACCACTTTGGACCAGGACTCAGCCAGCGCCACGCTCACTGTAGTCG AAGCCACTCCAACTCCAGCTATAGTCTACG AGCGTCCAGACCCACCCAGAGACCTGGAACTGACAGACCAGCAGGAGCAGAGTGTGCAGCTAACCTGGACCCCTGGTGACGAACACAATAGCCCCACTCAAT TGTTTCTGATCCAGTATGAGGACTCTCTACATGAGCCAGGTGTGTGGTACAATCTGACGGAGGCCCCAGGTACAAGCACAACGGCCCAGCTGGATCTCTCCCCATATGTGTACTACTCCTTCAGGGTGCTGGCACTTAATGATGTGGGCATGAGTAAACCTAGCAACCCCTCTGGCCAGTACCGCACCAACCCCTCCC AGCCGGATGAAAATCCATCTGATGTTGAAGCAACTGGAACCGAACCACACAATATCGTGATATCTTGGAGG GAGCTGACAGGGTTGCAGTCTAATGGCCCCGGTCTTCAGTATAAGGTGAGCTGGAGACAGAAGGATATAGATGAAGAATGGACGTCCGTCATCGTGGCCAATGTCTCGGAGTATGTGGTGACAGGGACGCCCATCTTCGTCCCGTATGAGGTCACTGTGCAGGCCGTTAATGACTATGGACGCGGTCCCAAGCCAGTGGTGGTGCTGGGATACTCGGGGGAGGACC GGCCCACGATGGCTCCAGAGAATGTAAAGGTGCTGGTGCAGAGCAGTACGCAGGCTGTGGTACAGTGGGAGCCCATTCCTTCTTCTACAGTCAGGGGAAGAATGCTGGGATACAAG GTATACTACTGGAAGGAGAAGAGTTTGCAGAAGGAGGATTCCAGGCCAGAAGAGCCAAAGATGCTAATTTTCAGTGGGAATGAGACGGAGGGACGCCTCCCTGACCTTCACCCCTACAGCCAATACAGTATCAATGTCAGTGCCTTCAATGGGAAAGGTGATGGGCCTTCCAGTGCTGACCAGAAATTTGAGACTCCTGAGGGAG TTCCTGGCGCTCCTGCTTTCCTCAGAATCAGAGATTCAAATCTGGACTCTTTAACAGTGGAGTGGGGTCCTCCTGTGGATGAACATGGTCGCCTTACTGGCTACATGCTCAAATACCAGCCCA TAAATAACACGGATGAGTTGAAAGAGATGACCCTTCTGGCCAATGAGACCAGTATCATTCTTGAAAATCTCAAGTACAGCACACGCTACATGTTCTACCTTAACGCCATGACAATCAAGGGCTCGGGGCCTGTTGTTACGACAACAATCACAGTCATGGATGAAG CATTAATACAGCAGCCCGCAGTAGAGGCGGGTAAAG GCACTGAATCCCCTTCACATCCAATATCCCCCGTCACTCAATCTGTGCAGCCCCCGTTTTACAAGG CGCGTCCGGTAGGCCCAGTGTTCGGGAGTGTGAACTTCTCCGTGGAGGAAGACCACGCCATAATAAACTGGGAATACACTGGGGACGAAAACAATGTATATGTGGAATATATGTTAGACAACA GTAAAGAAGCCTGGAAAAGGGAGGCTGTAAATGGCTCCCGGACGTATCAGTTAAAGAATCTAAAGGCGGGCATGGTCTATAGGGTGCGCGTGGTGGCCAAAGATCACGCGGATGCAACAACCCACAGCACGGAGGAGCTGCTGATTGTGGTTCCAG ctatGACCAGCAGACAAGTGGATATAGCCACACAAGGTTGGTTCATTGGTCTAATGTGTGCCATCGCGCTGTTGATCCTGGTCCTCCTCATTGTCTGCTTCATCAAGAGAAACAAAGGAGGCAAATATCCTG tgaaggaaaaagaagaagcTCATCAGGATCCAGAGATCCAGCCTATGAAAGAGGACGATGGCACGTTTGGAGAATACAG TGACACGGAGGACCACAAGCCCCTGAAGGGCAGCCGGACCCCATCCAACGGCACGGTGAAGAAGGACGACAGTGACGACAGCCTTGTGGACTACGGCGAGGGAGGCGATGGACAGTTCAACGAGGATGGCTCCTTCATCGGCCAGTACAGCGGCAAGAAGGAGAAGGACACGGCGGAGGGCAACGAAAGCTCTGAGGCGCCTTCTCCCGTCAATGCCATGAACTCCTTCGTGTAA
- the nrcama gene encoding neuronal cell adhesion molecule a isoform X2 produces MPTMNWRRKSTFCEGAVMVLLLGHMTTALEVPLDPKVLEGLPQPPTITHQSPKDYIIDPRENIVIHCEAKGKPHPSFSWTRNGSHFDVDKDPKVITKPNSGTLVIDISEEKAEAYEGVYQCTARNEHGTAVSNNIVIRQSKSPLWSKERNEPVTVQVGVSLILHCRPPVGLPPPIIFWMDNNFQRLPQNSRVSQALNGDLYFSNVLVEDTRNDYICYARFPHTQTIQQKQPITVNVLDERPAAERTPSFMYPPGPNSTFMVLRGETLELECIADGLPTPEISWTKVNGDLPSDRFSFQNFQKMLKITEVTEADAGDYHCLARNRLGSAQHTITVVVKAAPFWISAPRNLILAPKETGMLICHVGGNPKPTITWSVNGVPIENSPKDPSRSIEDGTIILSDVQAGSSAVYQCNASNEFGYLLANAFVNVLAEPPRVLTPPNTVYQVITNSQAMLDCSSFGSPIPKITWFKDGQTAILDGDSYILHENGTLQISPAQPQNSGKYTCVATNNQGNKENHVYLEVKEPTRILKQPEYKVAQKNSIAVFECEVKHDPSLIPTVTWLKDNGELPDDERFVVDSDSLTINDVSEEDEGTYTCIMNTTLDQDSASATLTVVEATPTPAIVYERPDPPRDLELTDQQEQSVQLTWTPGDEHNSPTQLFLIQYEDSLHEPGVWYNLTEAPGTSTTAQLDLSPYVYYSFRVLALNDVGMSKPSNPSGQYRTNPSQPDENPSDVEATGTEPHNIVISWRELTGLQSNGPGLQYKVSWRQKDIDEEWTSVIVANVSEYVVTGTPIFVPYEVTVQAVNDYGRGPKPVVVLGYSGEDRPTMAPENVKVLVQSSTQAVVQWEPIPSSTVRGRMLGYKVYYWKEKSLQKEDSRPEEPKMLIFSGNETEGRLPDLHPYSQYSINVSAFNGKGDGPSSADQKFETPEGVPGAPAFLRIRDSNLDSLTVEWGPPVDEHGRLTGYMLKYQPINNTDELKEMTLLANETSIILENLKYSTRYMFYLNAMTIKGSGPVVTTTITVMDEALIQQPAVEAGKARPVGPVFGSVNFSVEEDHAIINWEYTGDENNVYVEYMLDNSKEAWKREAVNGSRTYQLKNLKAGMVYRVRVVAKDHADATTHSTEELLIVVPAMTSRQVDIATQGWFIGLMCAIALLILVLLIVCFIKRNKGGKYPVKEKEEAHQDPEIQPMKEDDGTFGEYSDTEDHKPLKGSRTPSNGTVKKDDSDDSLVDYGEGGDGQFNEDGSFIGQYSGKKEKDTAEGNESSEAPSPVNAMNSFV; encoded by the exons CTTTTCATGGACACGCAATGGGTCTCATTTCGATGTGGATAAAGACCCTAAGGTGATCACGAAGCCCAACTCAGGCACACTGGTGATAGACATCAGTGAGGAGAAAGCTGAGGCGTATGAGGGAGTGTATCAGTGCACGGCGAGGAATGAACACGGCACTGCAGTGTCTAACAACATCGTCATACGTCAGTCCA AATCCCCCTTGTGGTCAAAGGAGAGAAATGAGCCTGTCACGGTGCAGGTGGGTGTGTCTCTAATTTTGCACTGCAGACCCCCAGTTGGCCTTCCCCCACCTATCATCTTCTGGATGGACAACA ATTTTCAGCGGCTTCCTCAGAACAGTCGCGTGTCTCAGGCACTGAATGGAGACCTGTACTTCTCTAACGTGCTGGTTGAGGACACCAGAAATGACTACATCTGCTACGCCCGCTTCCCTCACACTCAAACCATTCAGCAGAAGCAGCCCATTACAGTCAACGTGCTGGATG AACGTCCGGCGGCGGAGCGGACACCCTCCTTCATGTACCCACCAGGACCCAACAGCACTTTTATGGTCCTGAGAGGCGAAACCCTGGAGCTGGAATGCATCGCAGATGGTCT GCCAACGCCAGAAATCTCCTGGACTAAGGTGAATGGGGATCTGCCCAGCGACCGTTTCTCCTTCCAGAACTTCCAGAAAATGCTGAAGATTACTGAAGTGACAGAGGCAGATGCAGGAGACTACCACTGTTTGGCCAGGAACCGCTTAGGCAGCGCTCAACACACCATCACCGTGGTGGTCAAAG CGGCTCCATTTTGGATCAGTGCTCCTCGTAACCTCATCCTGGCACCCAAAGAGACAGGGATGCTCATTTGCCATGTGGGCGGCAACCCCAAACCCACCATTACCTGGTCAGTTAACGGCGTCCCCATAGAGA ATTCACCCAAAGATCCTAGTCGGAGCATTGAGGACGGCACAATTATCCTGAGTGATGTGCAGGCCGGGTCCAGTGCGGTCTACCAGTGCAATGCATCCAACGAGTTCGGCTACCTGCTGGCCAATGCCTTTGTCAACGTGCTTG CTGAGCCTCCGAGGGTGCTGACGCCTCCAAACACTGTATATCAGGTTATCACCAATAGCCAAGCCATGCTGGATTGTTCCTCCTTTGGGTCACCTATTCCAAAGATCACTTG GTTTAAAGATGGCCAGACCGCTATACTGGATGGGGATTCCTATATTCTGCATGAGAATGGCACTTTACAGATAAGCCCAGCGCAGCCACAGAACAGTGGGAAGTACACCTGTGTGGCTACAAACAACCAGGGCAATAAAGAAAACCATGTCTACCTGGAAGTGAAAG AGCCCACACGGATCCTGAAGCAGCCTGAGTATAAAGTTGCGCAGAAGAACAGCATAGCTGTGTTTGAGTGTGAGGTGAAACACGACCCGTCTCTTATACCCACTGTGACCTGGCTCAAAGACAACGGGGAGCTGCCCGATGATGAGCG gttTGTGGTGGATTCGGACAGTCTGACTATAAATGATGTTTCGGAGGAGGATGAAGGCACCTACACATGCATCATGAACACCACTTTGGACCAGGACTCAGCCAGCGCCACGCTCACTGTAGTCG AAGCCACTCCAACTCCAGCTATAGTCTACG AGCGTCCAGACCCACCCAGAGACCTGGAACTGACAGACCAGCAGGAGCAGAGTGTGCAGCTAACCTGGACCCCTGGTGACGAACACAATAGCCCCACTCAAT TGTTTCTGATCCAGTATGAGGACTCTCTACATGAGCCAGGTGTGTGGTACAATCTGACGGAGGCCCCAGGTACAAGCACAACGGCCCAGCTGGATCTCTCCCCATATGTGTACTACTCCTTCAGGGTGCTGGCACTTAATGATGTGGGCATGAGTAAACCTAGCAACCCCTCTGGCCAGTACCGCACCAACCCCTCCC AGCCGGATGAAAATCCATCTGATGTTGAAGCAACTGGAACCGAACCACACAATATCGTGATATCTTGGAGG GAGCTGACAGGGTTGCAGTCTAATGGCCCCGGTCTTCAGTATAAGGTGAGCTGGAGACAGAAGGATATAGATGAAGAATGGACGTCCGTCATCGTGGCCAATGTCTCGGAGTATGTGGTGACAGGGACGCCCATCTTCGTCCCGTATGAGGTCACTGTGCAGGCCGTTAATGACTATGGACGCGGTCCCAAGCCAGTGGTGGTGCTGGGATACTCGGGGGAGGACC GGCCCACGATGGCTCCAGAGAATGTAAAGGTGCTGGTGCAGAGCAGTACGCAGGCTGTGGTACAGTGGGAGCCCATTCCTTCTTCTACAGTCAGGGGAAGAATGCTGGGATACAAG GTATACTACTGGAAGGAGAAGAGTTTGCAGAAGGAGGATTCCAGGCCAGAAGAGCCAAAGATGCTAATTTTCAGTGGGAATGAGACGGAGGGACGCCTCCCTGACCTTCACCCCTACAGCCAATACAGTATCAATGTCAGTGCCTTCAATGGGAAAGGTGATGGGCCTTCCAGTGCTGACCAGAAATTTGAGACTCCTGAGGGAG TTCCTGGCGCTCCTGCTTTCCTCAGAATCAGAGATTCAAATCTGGACTCTTTAACAGTGGAGTGGGGTCCTCCTGTGGATGAACATGGTCGCCTTACTGGCTACATGCTCAAATACCAGCCCA TAAATAACACGGATGAGTTGAAAGAGATGACCCTTCTGGCCAATGAGACCAGTATCATTCTTGAAAATCTCAAGTACAGCACACGCTACATGTTCTACCTTAACGCCATGACAATCAAGGGCTCGGGGCCTGTTGTTACGACAACAATCACAGTCATGGATGAAG CATTAATACAGCAGCCCGCAGTAGAGGCGGGTAAAG CGCGTCCGGTAGGCCCAGTGTTCGGGAGTGTGAACTTCTCCGTGGAGGAAGACCACGCCATAATAAACTGGGAATACACTGGGGACGAAAACAATGTATATGTGGAATATATGTTAGACAACA GTAAAGAAGCCTGGAAAAGGGAGGCTGTAAATGGCTCCCGGACGTATCAGTTAAAGAATCTAAAGGCGGGCATGGTCTATAGGGTGCGCGTGGTGGCCAAAGATCACGCGGATGCAACAACCCACAGCACGGAGGAGCTGCTGATTGTGGTTCCAG ctatGACCAGCAGACAAGTGGATATAGCCACACAAGGTTGGTTCATTGGTCTAATGTGTGCCATCGCGCTGTTGATCCTGGTCCTCCTCATTGTCTGCTTCATCAAGAGAAACAAAGGAGGCAAATATCCTG tgaaggaaaaagaagaagcTCATCAGGATCCAGAGATCCAGCCTATGAAAGAGGACGATGGCACGTTTGGAGAATACAG TGACACGGAGGACCACAAGCCCCTGAAGGGCAGCCGGACCCCATCCAACGGCACGGTGAAGAAGGACGACAGTGACGACAGCCTTGTGGACTACGGCGAGGGAGGCGATGGACAGTTCAACGAGGATGGCTCCTTCATCGGCCAGTACAGCGGCAAGAAGGAGAAGGACACGGCGGAGGGCAACGAAAGCTCTGAGGCGCCTTCTCCCGTCAATGCCATGAACTCCTTCGTGTAA
- the nrcama gene encoding neuronal cell adhesion molecule a isoform X3, translating into MPTMNWRRKSTFCEGAVMVLLLGHMTTALEVPLDPKVLEGLPQPPTITHQSPKDYIIDPRENIVIHCEAKGKPHPSFSWTRNGSHFDVDKDPKVITKPNSGTLVIDISEEKAEAYEGVYQCTARNEHGTAVSNNIVIRQSKSPLWSKERNEPVTVQVGVSLILHCRPPVGLPPPIIFWMDNNFQRLPQNSRVSQALNGDLYFSNVLVEDTRNDYICYARFPHTQTIQQKQPITVNVLDERPAAERTPSFMYPPGPNSTFMVLRGETLELECIADGLPTPEISWTKVNGDLPSDRFSFQNFQKMLKITEVTEADAGDYHCLARNRLGSAQHTITVVVKAAPFWISAPRNLILAPKETGMLICHVGGNPKPTITWSVNGVPIENSPKDPSRSIEDGTIILSDVQAGSSAVYQCNASNEFGYLLANAFVNVLAEPPRVLTPPNTVYQVITNSQAMLDCSSFGSPIPKITWFKDGQTAILDGDSYILHENGTLQISPAQPQNSGKYTCVATNNQGNKENHVYLEVKEPTRILKQPEYKVAQKNSIAVFECEVKHDPSLIPTVTWLKDNGELPDDERFVVDSDSLTINDVSEEDEGTYTCIMNTTLDQDSASATLTVVEATPTPAIVYERPDPPRDLELTDQQEQSVQLTWTPGDEHNSPTQLFLIQYEDSLHEPGVWYNLTEAPGTSTTAQLDLSPYVYYSFRVLALNDVGMSKPSNPSGQYRTNPSQPDENPSDVEATGTEPHNIVISWRELTGLQSNGPGLQYKVSWRQKDIDEEWTSVIVANVSEYVVTGTPIFVPYEVTVQAVNDYGRGPKPVVVLGYSGEDRPTMAPENVKVLVQSSTQAVVQWEPIPSSTVRGRMLGYKVYYWKEKSLQKEDSRPEEPKMLIFSGNETEGRLPDLHPYSQYSINVSAFNGKGDGPSSADQKFETPEGVPGAPAFLRIRDSNLDSLTVEWGPPVDEHGRLTGYMLKYQPINNTDELKEMTLLANETSIILENLKYSTRYMFYLNAMTIKGSGPVVTTTITVMDEARPVGPVFGSVNFSVEEDHAIINWEYTGDENNVYVEYMLDNSKEAWKREAVNGSRTYQLKNLKAGMVYRVRVVAKDHADATTHSTEELLIVVPAMTSRQVDIATQGWFIGLMCAIALLILVLLIVCFIKRNKGGKYPVKEKEEAHQDPEIQPMKEDDGTFGEYSDTEDHKPLKGSRTPSNGTVKKDDSDDSLVDYGEGGDGQFNEDGSFIGQYSGKKEKDTAEGNESSEAPSPVNAMNSFV; encoded by the exons CTTTTCATGGACACGCAATGGGTCTCATTTCGATGTGGATAAAGACCCTAAGGTGATCACGAAGCCCAACTCAGGCACACTGGTGATAGACATCAGTGAGGAGAAAGCTGAGGCGTATGAGGGAGTGTATCAGTGCACGGCGAGGAATGAACACGGCACTGCAGTGTCTAACAACATCGTCATACGTCAGTCCA AATCCCCCTTGTGGTCAAAGGAGAGAAATGAGCCTGTCACGGTGCAGGTGGGTGTGTCTCTAATTTTGCACTGCAGACCCCCAGTTGGCCTTCCCCCACCTATCATCTTCTGGATGGACAACA ATTTTCAGCGGCTTCCTCAGAACAGTCGCGTGTCTCAGGCACTGAATGGAGACCTGTACTTCTCTAACGTGCTGGTTGAGGACACCAGAAATGACTACATCTGCTACGCCCGCTTCCCTCACACTCAAACCATTCAGCAGAAGCAGCCCATTACAGTCAACGTGCTGGATG AACGTCCGGCGGCGGAGCGGACACCCTCCTTCATGTACCCACCAGGACCCAACAGCACTTTTATGGTCCTGAGAGGCGAAACCCTGGAGCTGGAATGCATCGCAGATGGTCT GCCAACGCCAGAAATCTCCTGGACTAAGGTGAATGGGGATCTGCCCAGCGACCGTTTCTCCTTCCAGAACTTCCAGAAAATGCTGAAGATTACTGAAGTGACAGAGGCAGATGCAGGAGACTACCACTGTTTGGCCAGGAACCGCTTAGGCAGCGCTCAACACACCATCACCGTGGTGGTCAAAG CGGCTCCATTTTGGATCAGTGCTCCTCGTAACCTCATCCTGGCACCCAAAGAGACAGGGATGCTCATTTGCCATGTGGGCGGCAACCCCAAACCCACCATTACCTGGTCAGTTAACGGCGTCCCCATAGAGA ATTCACCCAAAGATCCTAGTCGGAGCATTGAGGACGGCACAATTATCCTGAGTGATGTGCAGGCCGGGTCCAGTGCGGTCTACCAGTGCAATGCATCCAACGAGTTCGGCTACCTGCTGGCCAATGCCTTTGTCAACGTGCTTG CTGAGCCTCCGAGGGTGCTGACGCCTCCAAACACTGTATATCAGGTTATCACCAATAGCCAAGCCATGCTGGATTGTTCCTCCTTTGGGTCACCTATTCCAAAGATCACTTG GTTTAAAGATGGCCAGACCGCTATACTGGATGGGGATTCCTATATTCTGCATGAGAATGGCACTTTACAGATAAGCCCAGCGCAGCCACAGAACAGTGGGAAGTACACCTGTGTGGCTACAAACAACCAGGGCAATAAAGAAAACCATGTCTACCTGGAAGTGAAAG AGCCCACACGGATCCTGAAGCAGCCTGAGTATAAAGTTGCGCAGAAGAACAGCATAGCTGTGTTTGAGTGTGAGGTGAAACACGACCCGTCTCTTATACCCACTGTGACCTGGCTCAAAGACAACGGGGAGCTGCCCGATGATGAGCG gttTGTGGTGGATTCGGACAGTCTGACTATAAATGATGTTTCGGAGGAGGATGAAGGCACCTACACATGCATCATGAACACCACTTTGGACCAGGACTCAGCCAGCGCCACGCTCACTGTAGTCG AAGCCACTCCAACTCCAGCTATAGTCTACG AGCGTCCAGACCCACCCAGAGACCTGGAACTGACAGACCAGCAGGAGCAGAGTGTGCAGCTAACCTGGACCCCTGGTGACGAACACAATAGCCCCACTCAAT TGTTTCTGATCCAGTATGAGGACTCTCTACATGAGCCAGGTGTGTGGTACAATCTGACGGAGGCCCCAGGTACAAGCACAACGGCCCAGCTGGATCTCTCCCCATATGTGTACTACTCCTTCAGGGTGCTGGCACTTAATGATGTGGGCATGAGTAAACCTAGCAACCCCTCTGGCCAGTACCGCACCAACCCCTCCC AGCCGGATGAAAATCCATCTGATGTTGAAGCAACTGGAACCGAACCACACAATATCGTGATATCTTGGAGG GAGCTGACAGGGTTGCAGTCTAATGGCCCCGGTCTTCAGTATAAGGTGAGCTGGAGACAGAAGGATATAGATGAAGAATGGACGTCCGTCATCGTGGCCAATGTCTCGGAGTATGTGGTGACAGGGACGCCCATCTTCGTCCCGTATGAGGTCACTGTGCAGGCCGTTAATGACTATGGACGCGGTCCCAAGCCAGTGGTGGTGCTGGGATACTCGGGGGAGGACC GGCCCACGATGGCTCCAGAGAATGTAAAGGTGCTGGTGCAGAGCAGTACGCAGGCTGTGGTACAGTGGGAGCCCATTCCTTCTTCTACAGTCAGGGGAAGAATGCTGGGATACAAG GTATACTACTGGAAGGAGAAGAGTTTGCAGAAGGAGGATTCCAGGCCAGAAGAGCCAAAGATGCTAATTTTCAGTGGGAATGAGACGGAGGGACGCCTCCCTGACCTTCACCCCTACAGCCAATACAGTATCAATGTCAGTGCCTTCAATGGGAAAGGTGATGGGCCTTCCAGTGCTGACCAGAAATTTGAGACTCCTGAGGGAG TTCCTGGCGCTCCTGCTTTCCTCAGAATCAGAGATTCAAATCTGGACTCTTTAACAGTGGAGTGGGGTCCTCCTGTGGATGAACATGGTCGCCTTACTGGCTACATGCTCAAATACCAGCCCA TAAATAACACGGATGAGTTGAAAGAGATGACCCTTCTGGCCAATGAGACCAGTATCATTCTTGAAAATCTCAAGTACAGCACACGCTACATGTTCTACCTTAACGCCATGACAATCAAGGGCTCGGGGCCTGTTGTTACGACAACAATCACAGTCATGGATGAAG CGCGTCCGGTAGGCCCAGTGTTCGGGAGTGTGAACTTCTCCGTGGAGGAAGACCACGCCATAATAAACTGGGAATACACTGGGGACGAAAACAATGTATATGTGGAATATATGTTAGACAACA GTAAAGAAGCCTGGAAAAGGGAGGCTGTAAATGGCTCCCGGACGTATCAGTTAAAGAATCTAAAGGCGGGCATGGTCTATAGGGTGCGCGTGGTGGCCAAAGATCACGCGGATGCAACAACCCACAGCACGGAGGAGCTGCTGATTGTGGTTCCAG ctatGACCAGCAGACAAGTGGATATAGCCACACAAGGTTGGTTCATTGGTCTAATGTGTGCCATCGCGCTGTTGATCCTGGTCCTCCTCATTGTCTGCTTCATCAAGAGAAACAAAGGAGGCAAATATCCTG tgaaggaaaaagaagaagcTCATCAGGATCCAGAGATCCAGCCTATGAAAGAGGACGATGGCACGTTTGGAGAATACAG TGACACGGAGGACCACAAGCCCCTGAAGGGCAGCCGGACCCCATCCAACGGCACGGTGAAGAAGGACGACAGTGACGACAGCCTTGTGGACTACGGCGAGGGAGGCGATGGACAGTTCAACGAGGATGGCTCCTTCATCGGCCAGTACAGCGGCAAGAAGGAGAAGGACACGGCGGAGGGCAACGAAAGCTCTGAGGCGCCTTCTCCCGTCAATGCCATGAACTCCTTCGTGTAA